AAAAAGCTCCGCAAAAACTTTATGGTTTTGTTAGTAGGCAAAAAACTGATGATTTTAGAGTTTTAAAAATGTTAAGCCCATGAACTTTCAAATGTTACTGAGAATTGAGCATAACCACATTATTTTATCTGATTACCACTCTGCTTCAGCCATAGAAAGCATGGTTGATGGCATGGGTGGAGTCCTAAGAGCAACATAAATCAGTCTGTGAATCATGGACGGCAGATCATATCGGCGATTGAATCTGTACTGAAATTCTGCCAGGTACCGCGGAACATGCTTGCGATTAATTGCATGATAAGTACCTTTGAGCGCATTTTTTAAGTTACCAAGTATTATATTGACCCATTTGAAGGATGGATGCTCTACAGCTGCTTTACCACCTCCAGTAACATGGGGTTCGTGCTGGAAACCAGCGAG
The nucleotide sequence above comes from Desulforegula conservatrix Mb1Pa. Encoded proteins:
- a CDS encoding transposase; amino-acid sequence: LAGFQHEPHVTGGGKAAVEHPSFKWVNIILGNLKNALKGTYHAINRKHVPRYLAEFQYRFNRRYDLPSMIHRLIYVALRTPPMPSTMLSMAEAEW